A single genomic interval of Lacrimispora sphenoides JCM 1415 harbors:
- a CDS encoding glycosyltransferase family 2 protein, protein MKTISIVVPCYNEEENINALYQAIDHIFNTELPRYTYELIFIDNDSKDRTREIIRGLCVQEKRVKGIFNAKNFGQFNSPYYAMLQSTGDCTILMAADFQDPVEMIPKYVKEWEKGYKIVIGIKKSSKENKIMYWLRSCYYKTIKKLSDVEQIEHFTGFGLYDQRFIKVLRELDDPTPFLRGIVAELGFRRKEVPYEQPKRRAGKTSNNFYRLYDAAMLSVTSYTKVGLRLATIFGSICSFASMMVALVYLIMKLVYWDRFPAGMAPLLIGMCFLGSVQIFFIGLVGEYVLSINARVMKRPLVIEEERINFTEKEENGPEDEILLMSASVENGEQR, encoded by the coding sequence ATGAAAACAATTAGCATCGTGGTTCCCTGCTACAATGAGGAAGAAAATATAAATGCCTTGTATCAGGCGATTGACCATATATTTAATACTGAATTGCCAAGATACACCTATGAACTGATTTTTATTGATAATGATTCCAAAGACCGGACCAGGGAGATCATCCGTGGTTTGTGCGTCCAGGAGAAACGAGTAAAAGGGATTTTTAACGCCAAGAATTTCGGGCAGTTCAACTCTCCTTATTATGCCATGCTCCAGTCAACGGGCGACTGTACCATTCTTATGGCAGCGGATTTTCAGGATCCGGTGGAAATGATTCCAAAGTATGTAAAGGAATGGGAAAAAGGTTATAAGATCGTCATCGGAATCAAGAAATCCAGCAAAGAGAATAAGATCATGTACTGGCTGAGAAGCTGTTACTATAAAACCATTAAAAAGCTTTCCGATGTAGAGCAGATCGAGCACTTCACCGGCTTTGGCTTATACGATCAAAGATTTATAAAGGTTCTTAGGGAACTGGATGACCCTACGCCCTTTCTCCGTGGAATTGTGGCGGAGCTTGGCTTTCGGCGCAAGGAGGTTCCATATGAGCAGCCGAAAAGGCGGGCAGGAAAGACCAGCAATAATTTTTACCGTCTGTATGATGCGGCCATGTTAAGCGTTACTTCTTACACCAAGGTAGGGCTTCGCCTCGCGACCATATTCGGAAGCATCTGTTCCTTTGCCAGCATGATGGTGGCACTTGTCTATCTGATCATGAAACTGGTGTACTGGGACCGTTTTCCAGCAGGTATGGCACCTCTTTTGATCGGCATGTGTTTTCTTGGCTCCGTACAGATCTTTTTTATTGGACTTGTAGGAGAATATGTTCTGTCCATCAATGCCCGCGTTATGAAACGGCCTCTAGTCATTGAGGAGGAACGGATCAATTTTACGGAAAAAGAAGAAAACGGTCCGGAAGATGAGATACTTTTAATGTCGGCATCCGTGGAGAATGGGGAACAGAGATGA
- a CDS encoding glycosyltransferase family 2 protein has product MEKKVTVIIPNYNGLKFMEPCFKALEAQSDKNFELLVVDNGSTDGSVEWLKDRNIPSVFLEKNTGFSGAVNVGIRHAKTPYVILLNNDTEPEPDYIKELVLAMDRSPKIFSVSSKMIQLYHKELMDDAGDMYSILGWAYQRGVGQSIRGYQKPRTVFAACAGAAIYRREVFEEIGGFDEAHFAYLEDIDVGYRAKIYGYENVYCPTAVVYHVGSGTSGSKYNSFKVRLAARNNVYLNYKNMPVLQLLVNLLPILSGIFVKYLFFKKIGFASDYMEGLKEGLRTAKNTRKVPFRMSHLGNYFRIEGELVFGTFLYIWEFLRRKLKIFRSY; this is encoded by the coding sequence ATGGAGAAGAAAGTAACGGTTATTATTCCTAATTATAACGGACTAAAATTTATGGAACCTTGTTTTAAGGCCCTGGAAGCTCAGAGTGATAAGAACTTTGAGCTTCTTGTGGTGGATAACGGTTCCACGGATGGAAGTGTGGAGTGGCTGAAGGATAGAAATATTCCTTCTGTCTTTTTGGAGAAGAATACAGGCTTTTCCGGGGCAGTGAATGTGGGGATCCGCCATGCGAAAACCCCTTATGTCATTTTGTTAAACAATGACACGGAACCGGAACCTGATTATATAAAGGAACTGGTACTTGCCATGGACCGGTCGCCTAAGATATTTTCGGTCAGCAGTAAGATGATCCAGCTATACCACAAGGAGCTCATGGATGATGCAGGGGATATGTACAGCATATTAGGCTGGGCTTATCAGAGAGGCGTAGGACAAAGCATCAGGGGCTATCAAAAGCCCCGAACCGTTTTTGCTGCCTGCGCGGGAGCTGCCATCTACAGGCGGGAAGTGTTTGAAGAGATCGGCGGCTTTGACGAGGCCCATTTCGCCTATCTGGAAGATATTGATGTGGGATACCGGGCAAAGATCTATGGATATGAAAACGTATACTGTCCCACAGCCGTAGTTTATCATGTGGGCAGCGGAACCAGCGGTTCCAAATATAATTCCTTTAAGGTTCGTCTGGCTGCCAGGAATAATGTTTATTTAAATTATAAGAATATGCCGGTTTTGCAGCTTTTGGTGAATCTGCTTCCCATTTTATCCGGAATCTTTGTAAAGTATCTGTTTTTTAAGAAGATCGGTTTTGCTTCCGATTATATGGAAGGGTTAAAAGAAGGGCTAAGAACAGCAAAGAATACCAGAAAGGTACCGTTCCGGATGTCCCATCTTGGCAATTATTTTCGGATTGAAGGAGAGCTGGTCTTTGGCACGTTCCTCTATATATGGGAATTTTTACGAAGAAAGTTAAAAATTTTCAGGTCATATTAA
- a CDS encoding glycosyltransferase family 2 protein translates to MKYKIDVARIRENSIVLNGWVIGKSLDSEAAFEVLDGQEKNVEFKYVPVRRDDVCQIYFKKTADRDLGFDIRIPYIREKNEDRILVIRCDGKTARVKLNAQIIERQNSSAHKKSTKLKSMMNVQTLRSAADFWRDNGFKAFVLKSRHKLQGIDSDYDYPEWYALTKTTDEELEAQRKTVFDYRPKMSVVIPAYKTPERYLSAMLDSLLAQTYGNWEVCIADGSPKGEGVERVLKRYAIKDERIRYVILGENKGIAGNTNAAIEMATGDFIVLADHDDTLAPDALFECVKTINSDPEIDVVYTDEDKLDIDGGELFEPHFKPDFNPDLLTSVNYICHLFVVNHELLMEVGGFREEYDGAQDYDFIFRCTEKARKISHIPKALYHWRCHQNSTASNPESKLYAFEAGARAIQAHYDRVGIEALSVEKGIDYGIYHTMFKIAGDPLVSVIIPSKDHSTDLDLCIRSVIEKSTYQNLEFIIVENNSTDPETFAYYERIQKEFSFVHVVTWEREFNYSAINNFGVAHAKGDYLLFLNNDTEMVGPESIHEMLGFCQREDVGVVGVRLLYSDDTIQHAGVVVGFGGIAGHTFIGLHKAESSYFNQAMCARNYSAVTAACMMSKRSLFEEAGGFSEDLAVAFNDIDYCMKIRSLNKLVVYAPYALFYHYESKSRGLEDTPEKVARFNEEIKKFSRKWPEILRDGDPYYNPNLTLRKSNFALRDLRKEKIGEPYQLEV, encoded by the coding sequence ATGAAATATAAGATAGATGTAGCGAGAATCCGTGAAAATTCAATCGTTTTAAACGGATGGGTCATTGGAAAGAGCCTTGACTCAGAGGCAGCGTTTGAGGTTTTGGACGGGCAGGAAAAAAATGTGGAATTTAAGTACGTTCCGGTACGCAGAGATGATGTGTGCCAGATCTATTTTAAGAAAACAGCCGACAGGGATTTAGGGTTTGACATCCGAATTCCCTACATCCGGGAGAAAAACGAGGACAGGATCCTGGTCATCCGGTGCGACGGTAAAACTGCCAGAGTGAAGCTGAATGCCCAGATAATCGAAAGACAGAACAGCTCTGCCCATAAAAAAAGCACAAAGCTGAAAAGCATGATGAATGTGCAGACCCTTCGGTCCGCTGCAGATTTCTGGAGAGATAACGGCTTTAAGGCCTTTGTATTAAAATCCAGGCACAAGCTTCAGGGAATTGACAGTGATTATGATTATCCGGAATGGTATGCCCTAACGAAAACCACGGATGAAGAGCTGGAAGCCCAAAGAAAGACTGTTTTTGACTATAGACCTAAGATGTCTGTGGTAATACCTGCCTATAAAACACCGGAGCGTTATCTGTCGGCTATGCTGGACTCCCTGCTGGCTCAGACCTATGGGAACTGGGAAGTGTGCATTGCAGACGGAAGCCCAAAGGGAGAGGGCGTGGAACGGGTCTTAAAGCGCTATGCCATAAAGGATGAACGGATCCGCTATGTGATCCTTGGCGAGAATAAAGGAATCGCGGGAAATACCAATGCTGCCATTGAAATGGCAACAGGAGATTTTATTGTCCTTGCAGACCATGACGATACCCTTGCACCCGATGCATTGTTTGAGTGTGTGAAAACAATTAATTCCGATCCGGAAATTGATGTGGTTTATACCGATGAAGATAAGCTTGACATTGACGGCGGAGAATTATTTGAACCGCATTTTAAACCGGATTTTAACCCGGATCTTTTAACAAGCGTTAATTATATCTGTCACCTGTTTGTAGTAAACCATGAACTGCTCATGGAGGTGGGAGGCTTCCGGGAAGAATATGACGGGGCCCAGGATTATGATTTTATTTTCCGCTGCACGGAAAAAGCCAGAAAGATCTCCCATATTCCCAAGGCTCTGTATCACTGGCGCTGCCATCAGAATTCCACTGCAAGCAATCCGGAAAGTAAATTATATGCTTTTGAGGCAGGGGCAAGGGCCATTCAGGCCCACTATGACCGGGTCGGCATAGAGGCGCTTTCTGTTGAAAAAGGTATTGATTACGGAATCTATCATACGATGTTTAAGATAGCAGGAGATCCCCTGGTTTCTGTTATCATTCCAAGCAAGGATCACAGTACTGACCTGGATTTATGTATTCGTTCCGTTATAGAGAAATCCACGTATCAAAATCTAGAATTCATTATTGTGGAAAATAACAGCACGGACCCGGAAACCTTTGCGTATTATGAAAGGATCCAGAAAGAGTTCTCTTTTGTCCATGTGGTTACGTGGGAGCGGGAATTTAACTATTCCGCCATCAATAACTTCGGCGTTGCCCATGCAAAGGGCGATTATCTCCTGTTTTTAAATAATGATACGGAAATGGTAGGTCCGGAAAGCATCCATGAGATGTTAGGCTTCTGCCAGAGAGAGGATGTGGGCGTAGTCGGGGTCAGGCTTCTTTATTCCGATGATACCATTCAGCATGCCGGTGTAGTGGTTGGCTTTGGCGGCATTGCAGGGCATACCTTTATCGGCCTTCATAAAGCAGAAAGCAGCTATTTCAATCAGGCGATGTGTGCCCGGAATTACAGCGCCGTAACAGCTGCCTGCATGATGAGCAAACGGTCCTTGTTTGAAGAAGCGGGAGGTTTTTCAGAAGACCTTGCCGTTGCCTTTAACGATATTGATTACTGCATGAAGATCCGGTCCTTGAATAAATTGGTGGTTTACGCTCCATATGCCCTGTTCTATCATTACGAGTCAAAATCAAGAGGGCTTGAAGATACGCCGGAGAAAGTGGCCCGCTTCAATGAGGAAATCAAAAAGTTTTCCCGGAAATGGCCGGAGATTTTAAGAGACGGGGATCCTTATTACAATCCCAATCTGACCCTGCGTAAATCCAATTTTGCCCTGCGGGACCTTCGTAAGGAAAAAATCGGGGAACCCTATCAGCTTGAGGTGTGA
- a CDS encoding S1C family serine protease: MYDEDEKKDTGRMNPEEHKEEAVTTNFIMRDPDLEKSSAQDSDSSSQAQPQPQTHSSYEAQQNIPHYQEFQYHRAAGQNAFQEEAMPKKKGGFAKKAAGLVGGALVFGVVAGSTMVGINWAAGAYGSKNPVEISQAETIPSSTGESGVQASNTSSITAANDVSAIVDKAMPSVVAITSKMVYESQTWFGPMQREGVGSGSGIIVGKNDDELLIVTNNHVVQGAEELKVTFIDEVAVDASIKGTDADSDLAVIAVPLKNISSDTLSKIAIASLGTSDNLKVGQGVVAIGNALGYGQSVTVGYVSALDRSVQTEDGTSRDLLQTDAAINPGNSGGALLNMRGEVVGINSAKYSSTEVEGMGYAIPISKAQDIIDTLMTRKTRTQVTDANQGYLGIQCKNIDAVTSQQLGMPQGVFIYKIVEGGAASKSELREKDIITKFDGQGIKTYDDLTNMLKYYEGGTTVTLTVQSVENGQYVERNVDITLGNRPAEVPQQG; encoded by the coding sequence ATGTATGACGAAGATGAGAAAAAAGACACAGGCCGCATGAATCCTGAAGAGCATAAAGAAGAAGCTGTTACCACAAATTTTATTATGAGGGATCCGGATTTAGAAAAATCCAGTGCCCAGGATTCCGATAGCAGCAGCCAGGCTCAGCCCCAGCCCCAGACTCACAGCTCTTATGAAGCGCAGCAGAATATTCCTCATTATCAGGAATTCCAGTATCACAGGGCAGCAGGGCAAAATGCATTCCAGGAGGAAGCAATGCCTAAGAAAAAAGGCGGCTTTGCAAAGAAGGCAGCCGGCCTTGTTGGAGGAGCACTTGTCTTTGGTGTGGTTGCCGGAAGCACCATGGTTGGGATCAACTGGGCAGCCGGAGCTTATGGAAGTAAAAACCCTGTGGAGATCAGCCAGGCGGAAACCATTCCTTCTTCCACCGGCGAATCAGGAGTCCAGGCGTCAAACACTTCCAGCATTACCGCCGCTAATGATGTTTCAGCCATCGTAGACAAAGCCATGCCATCCGTAGTTGCAATTACCAGCAAGATGGTTTATGAAAGCCAGACATGGTTCGGCCCTATGCAGAGAGAAGGGGTTGGCAGCGGCTCCGGTATCATTGTCGGCAAGAACGACGATGAACTTTTAATCGTAACGAATAACCATGTCGTACAGGGAGCGGAGGAATTAAAGGTTACGTTTATTGACGAAGTAGCCGTAGATGCTTCCATTAAGGGTACGGATGCAGACAGCGACTTAGCAGTGATCGCAGTTCCGTTAAAAAATATTTCTTCAGATACATTATCAAAGATTGCTATTGCCTCTCTTGGAACTTCCGATAACTTAAAGGTTGGTCAGGGAGTTGTCGCCATCGGCAATGCTCTTGGTTATGGACAGTCCGTAACCGTAGGTTATGTCAGCGCACTTGACCGCTCCGTACAGACTGAAGATGGCACAAGCCGTGATCTGCTTCAGACCGATGCGGCTATTAATCCCGGTAACAGCGGCGGGGCTCTGTTAAATATGCGCGGCGAGGTGGTCGGTATCAATTCAGCCAAATATTCTTCTACTGAAGTAGAGGGTATGGGCTATGCGATCCCCATTTCCAAAGCTCAGGATATCATTGATACCCTGATGACCAGAAAGACCAGAACTCAGGTTACCGATGCAAACCAGGGATATTTAGGTATCCAGTGCAAGAATATTGATGCAGTTACAAGCCAGCAGCTTGGTATGCCTCAGGGCGTGTTCATCTATAAGATCGTAGAAGGCGGAGCTGCTTCCAAGTCTGAACTGCGGGAAAAAGATATTATTACCAAGTTTGACGGCCAGGGAATTAAGACTTACGATGACCTGACAAACATGCTTAAATATTATGAAGGAGGAACCACCGTGACTCTTACTGTCCAGTCTGTTGAAAACGGACAGTATGTAGAAAGGAATGTAGATATTACGCTCGGCAACAGGCCGGCAGAGGTTCCGCAGCAGGGCTAA
- a CDS encoding zinc-binding dehydrogenase codes for MKAFVLIEPGKVGWYDAPEPVVTPYGAILRPIAVTPCSSDVHTVYGGGSRKAPNLILGHECVAEVLETGELVCDFKAGDLVAVPAITPDWRACGIQEGNFKHATAPFSGHQLGRTAPGVFAEKFLVPDADTTLAKIPEGITLEQALMCVDVVTTGFTGAEFADIKIGDTVVVLGIGPIGLMAIEGARHLGAARILAVGSRPICVKLAREFGATEVLSYKDGNVTEQVMERTGGLGADGVIICGGGDEVFAQAVDMAKYGIGTISNVNYYGGTGNLPFPKFSGGRGMAGKTIHTELAKGGRVRIERLLKMVQYGRINPEKLVTHHLSGLEQVEAALQLMKEKPEDLIKVMVQIDWK; via the coding sequence ATGAAAGCTTTTGTTTTAATCGAACCTGGCAAGGTCGGCTGGTATGATGCGCCGGAACCTGTCGTAACTCCCTATGGGGCCATCCTACGCCCGATCGCGGTGACCCCCTGTTCCTCCGATGTCCATACGGTATATGGCGGAGGTTCCAGGAAGGCTCCAAACCTGATCCTGGGACATGAATGTGTGGCGGAAGTCCTGGAAACCGGAGAACTGGTCTGTGACTTTAAGGCTGGAGATCTTGTAGCTGTTCCTGCCATCACGCCGGACTGGAGAGCCTGCGGAATCCAGGAAGGAAATTTTAAGCATGCGACCGCCCCATTTTCCGGCCACCAGCTTGGAAGGACGGCTCCGGGAGTATTTGCGGAAAAATTTTTAGTACCTGATGCAGATACTACTTTGGCAAAGATTCCAGAGGGAATCACTTTGGAGCAGGCACTCATGTGCGTGGATGTTGTTACTACAGGTTTTACTGGAGCGGAATTTGCGGATATTAAAATTGGCGATACCGTAGTGGTCCTGGGAATCGGCCCTATTGGGCTTATGGCGATTGAAGGAGCGCGCCATCTGGGCGCTGCGAGGATCCTGGCAGTCGGCAGCAGGCCCATTTGCGTAAAGCTTGCCAGAGAGTTCGGAGCCACAGAGGTCTTAAGCTATAAAGATGGAAACGTAACGGAACAGGTCATGGAACGGACAGGAGGTCTGGGAGCTGACGGTGTCATCATCTGCGGAGGCGGGGATGAAGTTTTTGCCCAGGCGGTAGATATGGCAAAATACGGGATCGGAACCATATCCAATGTGAATTACTATGGTGGAACCGGTAACCTTCCGTTCCCCAAGTTTTCAGGCGGACGGGGCATGGCGGGAAAGACGATCCACACGGAGCTTGCAAAGGGTGGCAGAGTGAGAATTGAACGTCTTTTAAAAATGGTCCAGTATGGAAGGATCAATCCCGAAAAGCTTGTGACTCACCATCTTAGTGGCTTAGAGCAGGTGGAAGCAGCTCTGCAGCTTATGAAAGAAAAGCCGGAAGATTTGATTAAAGTAATGGTTCAGATAGATTGGAAGTGA
- a CDS encoding undecaprenyl-phosphate glucose phosphotransferase gives MIKDNQKKLNGFHVVLDGLVIVISYVFAWLLLLLGNRLFSPYKQVLRPQYYFAALLIILPTYLLLYGIFHLYAPKRVQERRYEFANICKANLLGVLLFALILFLAKKNPYLSQFSTRMVFYFFAINITLETAVRNMLRSMLRSMRSKGYNQKHILLIGYSRAAEGFIDRVRVNPEWGYQVKGILDDTKEWGTGYKGINVIGKVRDLDEILALNSLDEIAITLSIKEYANLEGIVASCEKSGVHTKFIPDYNNMIPTRPFIEDLQGLPVVNIRRVPLTDTVNALVKRMVDIFGASVALVLFSPVMLITAVLIKLTAPGPLIYKQERVGLHNRSFPMYKFRSMVVQTATEEKTKWTTPHDSRVTPVGRFIRKTSIDEMPQFINVLRGDMSLVGPRPERPLFVEKFKEEIPRYMIKHQVRPGITGWAQVNGYRGDTSITKRIEHDLYYIENWTLGFDFKILFLTIFKGFINKNAY, from the coding sequence ATGATTAAGGATAATCAGAAAAAATTAAATGGGTTTCATGTAGTACTGGATGGACTGGTCATTGTAATATCCTATGTATTTGCCTGGCTGCTTCTTTTACTGGGAAACCGGTTGTTCAGCCCTTATAAACAGGTTTTAAGGCCACAGTACTATTTTGCGGCGCTTCTTATCATATTGCCGACCTATCTGCTGCTTTACGGCATCTTCCATTTGTATGCCCCAAAGAGAGTTCAGGAGAGGCGGTATGAGTTCGCCAATATCTGCAAGGCCAATCTCCTGGGAGTTCTGCTTTTTGCTCTGATCCTGTTCCTGGCTAAAAAGAATCCTTATTTAAGTCAGTTCTCTACCAGGATGGTATTTTATTTTTTTGCTATCAATATAACCCTGGAGACAGCCGTTCGGAATATGCTCCGTTCGATGCTCCGCTCCATGCGCTCCAAGGGCTACAATCAGAAGCACATCCTTTTGATTGGTTACAGCCGTGCGGCGGAAGGCTTCATAGACAGAGTTCGGGTGAATCCTGAATGGGGCTATCAGGTCAAGGGGATCCTTGACGACACTAAGGAATGGGGAACCGGATACAAGGGAATCAATGTCATCGGCAAGGTTCGTGATTTAGATGAGATCCTTGCGTTAAATTCTCTTGATGAAATCGCCATTACTTTAAGTATCAAAGAATATGCGAATTTGGAAGGAATCGTGGCTTCCTGTGAAAAATCAGGTGTCCATACCAAATTTATACCGGACTATAATAACATGATACCTACAAGGCCCTTTATCGAGGACTTACAGGGACTGCCAGTAGTCAACATCCGCCGGGTACCCCTTACGGATACGGTAAATGCCCTGGTGAAACGGATGGTGGACATTTTTGGAGCCTCCGTTGCTCTGGTCTTATTTTCTCCTGTCATGCTTATTACTGCAGTTCTTATCAAGCTGACTGCGCCGGGGCCGCTTATTTACAAACAGGAGAGAGTGGGTCTTCATAACAGATCGTTTCCTATGTATAAATTCCGTTCCATGGTAGTGCAGACCGCCACAGAGGAAAAAACAAAATGGACGACACCCCATGATTCCCGTGTGACGCCAGTAGGGCGTTTTATCAGGAAAACAAGCATTGATGAAATGCCCCAGTTTATCAATGTCCTTCGTGGAGACATGAGCCTGGTGGGGCCAAGGCCGGAAAGGCCTCTCTTTGTTGAGAAGTTTAAAGAGGAGATCCCCCGCTATATGATCAAGCATCAGGTCCGTCCAGGTATCACCGGCTGGGCCCAGGTGAACGGTTACCGGGGCGACACATCCATCACAAAAAGAATTGAACACGATTTGTATTACATCGAAAACTGGACCCTGGGATTTGATTTTAAGATTTTGTTTCTTACCATATTCAAAGGGTTTATCAATAAAAATGCGTATTGA
- a CDS encoding LCP family protein, whose amino-acid sequence MRNEFDDEVGREDIRKRKRGFNSKPDPSDEDYYLDDDYENYQEQKYDRSNQAADGHDLPKKADDASVRRGGTGERTRSADRSRQSSGDGQAAFRGQSSSVAGPGRSHGAAGNRAASGDSQRAAGNRASSGDSQRAAGNRVSSGDGQRAAANRTAASISQGAAVSRTASGNSQRTAGGRAALDNGQGSAGSRTSSGNSQSSSRGQIVIGDGGTKQQQRVPGQDKNVAASRSAAQAGKKRKIRRIILMVVLEIFTLAGIFAYAYVARLMGSIQRPDDFNKNQVSNDILSPIQKQHMTGYRTIAIFGLDGRDGNINKGSNSDLIMICNINRDTGEIRLVSVYRDTYMSIGEGYSYNKINAAYANGGAAQALAALNRDLDLDITEFVTFNWKSVADGINMLGGVDIEITKPEFRYINSFITETVKETGVPSVHLKSAGMNHLDGVQAVAYARLRKMDTDFQRTERQRLVIEKTFEKAKKADLGLLNRILLMEVDQIGSNLTFSDFTELLLDIGKYHIGKTGGFPFTRGDMTVGKRGDCVIPQTLESNVSELHKLLFDKEDYEPSDMVKKISAKIAADTGMYKQGSTSTNSTKDDDSKKPTETTKPEKTTAAEESSAQEDSTGATDGSGKPGKPTDSSESSTGETKETRPGETKPSETTTGSTKPGETKPLPSTSEQETTSPHGPGPGQTTAPNETTAPQTTSAGPGGGPGETTASYPSNPTTGGNSDVPIVVQPPT is encoded by the coding sequence ATGAGAAATGAATTTGACGATGAAGTAGGCCGCGAGGATATTAGGAAAAGAAAGCGCGGTTTCAACTCAAAACCAGATCCTTCTGATGAAGATTACTACCTGGATGATGATTATGAAAATTATCAGGAACAGAAATACGACAGGTCAAATCAGGCAGCAGATGGTCATGATTTACCAAAAAAGGCTGATGATGCGTCTGTAAGGAGAGGCGGGACTGGGGAAAGAACCAGGAGCGCTGACCGGTCCAGACAATCATCCGGTGACGGCCAGGCAGCCTTTCGAGGACAGTCCTCATCGGTCGCCGGTCCAGGTAGAAGTCATGGAGCAGCGGGAAACCGTGCTGCTTCAGGAGATAGCCAAAGAGCAGCGGGAAACCGTGCTTCTTCAGGAGATAGCCAAAGAGCAGCGGGAAACCGTGTTTCTTCAGGAGATGGCCAGAGAGCAGCGGCAAACCGTACTGCCGCAAGTATTAGCCAGGGAGCAGCGGTAAGCCGGACTGCTTCAGGAAATAGCCAGAGAACAGCAGGAGGCAGGGCTGCCTTAGACAACGGTCAGGGATCTGCCGGAAGCCGGACTTCCTCGGGAAATAGCCAGAGTTCATCAAGAGGCCAGATTGTTATAGGAGACGGCGGCACAAAGCAGCAGCAGAGAGTGCCGGGGCAGGATAAAAATGTGGCAGCCAGCCGGTCAGCGGCTCAGGCTGGAAAAAAGAGAAAAATCAGACGTATCATTCTTATGGTGGTTCTTGAAATCTTTACACTGGCAGGAATTTTCGCCTACGCTTATGTAGCCAGACTGATGGGATCCATCCAAAGACCAGATGATTTTAATAAAAACCAGGTAAGCAATGATATCCTGTCTCCTATACAGAAACAGCATATGACCGGTTATCGCACCATTGCCATATTTGGTCTTGACGGCCGTGATGGGAATATCAATAAAGGAAGTAACTCTGATTTAATTATGATTTGCAATATTAACAGAGATACGGGTGAGATCAGGCTTGTATCCGTCTACCGTGATACATACATGAGTATTGGAGAAGGATATTCTTATAATAAGATAAATGCCGCCTATGCCAATGGGGGAGCCGCACAGGCACTGGCTGCCCTCAACCGGGATCTTGATCTGGATATCACGGAATTCGTCACCTTTAACTGGAAATCGGTAGCTGACGGAATCAATATGCTGGGTGGAGTAGACATTGAAATTACCAAACCAGAATTTCGTTACATCAATTCCTTTATCACAGAAACTGTAAAAGAAACAGGTGTGCCTTCGGTTCATTTAAAGTCAGCAGGAATGAACCATTTAGATGGTGTGCAGGCAGTTGCCTATGCCAGACTGAGAAAAATGGATACTGACTTTCAAAGAACAGAGCGCCAGCGCCTTGTCATAGAAAAAACCTTTGAAAAAGCAAAGAAAGCTGACCTTGGACTTCTTAACAGGATCTTGTTGATGGAGGTAGACCAGATAGGATCAAACCTTACCTTTAGTGACTTTACGGAGCTGCTTTTGGATATCGGCAAGTATCATATCGGCAAAACAGGTGGTTTTCCATTTACCCGTGGTGATATGACGGTAGGAAAAAGAGGAGACTGCGTAATCCCTCAGACCTTGGAATCCAATGTTTCCGAACTCCATAAGCTTCTTTTTGATAAGGAAGACTATGAGCCTTCGGACATGGTAAAAAAAATAAGTGCTAAAATAGCCGCTGATACCGGTATGTATAAACAAGGGAGCACCTCGACCAACAGCACGAAAGACGATGACTCAAAGAAGCCCACAGAAACGACGAAACCGGAGAAAACCACTGCTGCAGAAGAATCTTCCGCACAGGAAGATTCAACAGGAGCTACAGATGGAAGCGGGAAACCAGGTAAGCCTACGGACTCCTCAGAAAGCAGTACGGGTGAGACCAAGGAAACCAGGCCTGGGGAAACAAAGCCTTCAGAAACAACGACCGGATCAACGAAGCCAGGGGAAACAAAGCCTTTACCTTCAACCAGTGAACAGGAGACTACATCCCCTCATGGACCAGGACCAGGCCAGACAACAGCACCTAACGAGACAACGGCTCCGCAGACAACCTCAGCAGGACCAGGCGGAGGACCGGGAGAAACAACTGCATCCTATCCTTCCAACCCGACGACTGGCGGGAATTCGGATGTTCCGATTGTGGTTCAGCCCCCAACCTAA